CGTGCACGCGGCGTCCCCTTCCATGCCGGCCGATACCTGGTGGGTGTCCGCCCATTCCGCCACCGGGCGCGGATCCTCCGGCGTCTGATGCATGGTGTGACAGGAGAAACAGGTCAGCGTCCGCTCCGCCGTGTCGGCGTTCGTATAGCAGGGCGAGTCGAGCAGGCCGTTGTACTCGCGGCCCGATACCCGGACCAGGCCGTCGGCCCAGAACGATCCCCGGACGAAGTCAGGGTCGGTGGCCAGTAGCGCCTGCATGTCGGGCGACTGGCGGTTGGCGGTGGGCTGCGCGATGAACCGCGTGTCCGTCAGGTTGTCGCCCGGCCGGTACGGCAGGCCGTCGGCGTTGGCGGCCCGCTCGTCCGCCAGGTTGCGGAACTCCCAGATGCTGTGGCATTGGCCGCACACCTGAGACGAGCGTTGCGGGTCGAGCCGCGTCGGTTCGACGATCGTGGGATCCGCCGTGTCCCTGGCATGCAGCGCGTAGCGCCGCGTCGGGCTCCGGTTGGCGGCAACGTGGTCGGCGGCCGGGCCGTGGCACGCTTCGCACGCGATGCCGAACTCCGCCACGGTCGTGTCGACCGCCTGATCCGCTATTGGTTCGGAACGGTACGGCGTGTCGAACTGCGTCTTGCCGTGCGTCGTGTGGCACACGATGCAGATGGCATTCCAGTGGCCGTCGAGTGTCGCCACGCCCTGATTCTGCGGCGAGAGGACCAGGGCGCTACGGGGCGTCCACTGCTCCTCGTCCAGCAGGTACGCTCCCGGCAGGACGTTCAGGGTTCGCTCGTGTCCGGTGGCGTACCAATAGATGTGCTGGTGGTGCGACCCGGTGATCATGACCACCTGTCGTCTAATGCGCGGCCGCTCGGAGGGCGGCCCCTCCCAGCCCGGGTCGTCGAACTCAGCCCAGAACTCGTCGTCGCGGCGCTCGAGCCGCATCGGCCGGCCGGGCACCGCATCGACCACGACCCCGTCGAAATCGGCCCGGACCGTCTCCGGCGTCGCCACCTGCGTCATCGTCCGGTGGAACGAGGCATACCACGTGGCGTGCTGCGAGGGATGGCATGCCCGACAGGTTTCGGAGGAGACGTAGCCGTCCTCGGAAACGGCGATTGGACGGTTCTTGATCGCCGACTCCGGGACAATGGGATCGCGTGTCACGGAAATTGCTGCGCCGAGCGCGACGCTGCCGACGAGCAGCGCCGCTATCGGCGCCGCGCCCGGCGTTGCCGCGGACGCCCGGCGTCGGCTCGGATGACCGCGGCGTTGGTCGGACGGCCGGGCCACGGGCTGCTAGCTCCTCCGTGCTGCGACCGCGACCTAGTCGATCGCGAAGCAGTAGTAGAAGCCGTTGCCGCCGGTGCCTTGAAGGTCGGCCTGGCCGCAGCCCCGCGAGCCGTGGGCCGTGCTCCAGTGGCTCGGGTTGGCGCCGCCACCGGTCCTGTCGTGGTGTCCGACGAGCGCGCTGCCGTCGCTCGTGTTGCTTGTCCAGTTGTTGCAGGTGGTGTCGCCCTCACCCTCCCAGGCGGTGCCGTCGAGCTGCGTCCCGGTCAGGATGTCGTGCATGTTCGGGTCGTCGCCGCGGCCGTTGACGATTTGTCCCGTCTCGGTGAGCTGGGTCTCCTTCGTCAGGTTGTTGGCGCCGAGCAGATTGTCGACACTCGAAGCGATCTCGACGCCGCCGTGGTTGTACCAGGGCCCGTTGCCGATCCGGTCCCGTGCGTTCTGGCCGGTCGGGCCGGTGGTGCTCAGGTAGGCGCGCCAGGTCTTCCCACCGGCGCCCGCGTCACTGGCCAGCATCTGGCAATGCGCGTCGGCCCCCTCGAGACCTCCGAGATTGGCGCCGTCGCCGGGGCCGGCGCTCGTGATGAAGAAGCTCATGGTGGCGGACTGCGCCGCCGCCGGCGCCGCCACCAGGGTGATCGCCAGAGCGGCGAGGCCGATAGCAAGGATGCGCTGCATGATGGACCCCCTACGCAAACACGGATGGAGCCAGTCTATAACACCTTGCGGCACCGGCTTCTCTAGGTGCGCTGGCCTCCAGACCGGCATTCCCGCCGCCCGTATTCCTGCGCGACGGTCGCCTGTCCGCACCTGGCGCGCTCCCACGCGCACCGCATCGCTTACCATGGGCGGATGCAACGGATCGCCATCGTCGCCGTCGTTGTCACCCTTGCCTGCGGGGGCGCCGCTGCCGGGCAGGAACCGCGCGCTCTGCTCAATCAGGCGATGGACGACTTCGCGGCGGGTCGTCTCGAGGCGGCGGCCGAAGGGTTCGACCGGGTGGCCGCGCTCGTTCCCGACGCGGCGCCACGGCTCTGGCAGCGGGGGATCGCTCTCTACTACGTGGGCCGCTACCAGGACTGCCGGGAGATGTTCGAGTCACATCGGCTGGTGAACCCGAACGACGTCGAGAACGCCGCGTGGCACTTTCTGTGCGTGGCGCGCGGCGAGTCGCCCGAAACGGCCCGGGCGGCGTTGTTGCCGGTCGGTCCGGACGGCCGGGCCCCCATGCGTGAGATCTACGAGATGTTCCGGGGCGAGCGGACCCCGGAGCAGGTGATGGCCGACGGTGAACGACTGGCGGCGCGGCGGGGTCCATCCGCCCGGTTCTACGCCCATCTCTATGTCGGTCTCTACCAGGAGGCGCTGGGAAACGACCGGGCGGCGCGCGAGCACCTTGAGGCCGCCGCCGGCGACCGGTACGCGGGCGTCGGGGGCTACATGCAGATGGTGGCGCGGGTCCACGTCGACTGGCTCGACCGGGGCGGCGCCAGGTAGGGCGCCCCGGCGGGCGGGCAGGTTCGTTGCGCCCCCCTTGAGGCGTCGCAACTGCCCGTGACTTCGTGCTACTGTGCGGCAGCAGGCGGACTCGACATTCCGGGTGACGGAGGAGGCGATGATGCGTAACAGCAGCTTCTGGCGATGGGCGATCGCGGCAGTCGGTTGCGCCGCGCTCGCGGCGGCGGCGGCGTGCGATCAGATGCCGGCGGATCCAGCCGCGCCGGCGGGCGACGACGACATTCAGGGTGTCGTGACGGGTCCGAACGGACCGGAAGCGGGAGTCTGGGTCATCGCGGAGACGATGGAGCTGCCGACCCGCTTCAGCCGCATCGTG
Above is a window of Acidobacteriota bacterium DNA encoding:
- a CDS encoding C cytochrome precursor, whose amino-acid sequence is MARPSDQRRGHPSRRRASAATPGAAPIAALLVGSVALGAAISVTRDPIVPESAIKNRPIAVSEDGYVSSETCRACHPSQHATWYASFHRTMTQVATPETVRADFDGVVVDAVPGRPMRLERRDDEFWAEFDDPGWEGPPSERPRIRRQVVMITGSHHQHIYWYATGHERTLNVLPGAYLLDEEQWTPRSALVLSPQNQGVATLDGHWNAICIVCHTTHGKTQFDTPYRSEPIADQAVDTTVAEFGIACEACHGPAADHVAANRSPTRRYALHARDTADPTIVEPTRLDPQRSSQVCGQCHSIWEFRNLADERAANADGLPYRPGDNLTDTRFIAQPTANRQSPDMQALLATDPDFVRGSFWADGLVRVSGREYNGLLDSPCYTNADTAERTLTCFSCHTMHQTPEDPRPVAEWADTHQVSAGMEGDAACTQCHEPIAANVAAHTNHAAESAGSRCYNCHMPYTSYGLMRAIRSHTVTSPSVRETVEVGRPNACNLCHLDRPLAWTADAMNEWYGHEPPTLDDDEERVAASVLWLLRGDAGQRALTAWSYGWEPAQTASGTSWMVPYLGELLGDSYDTIRYIAAGSLRTLPGYASFDYDFTGDRDDRIAAAVRALTDWRESTLSRERRDPELLFGPDGALDTAAMRRLFDQRDNRPLFLRE